CAGGCCGACCTCATGTGGGGCGGCGGCTCCGACACCGGCGCCTCCAAGCCCGAGCTGTTCCTGCCCTACGACTCGCCCGCCCTCGAGGGCGTCACGCCGCAGTACCGCGACGAGGCCGGCTACAACGTGCCGTTCGACGCCTTCACCATGGTCCTCCTCTACAACAAGGACCTCGTGGCGGCCGACGCGGTACCGCAGACGTGGGCCGACCTCACCGACCCGAAGTGGAAGGGCAAGGTCGTGCACGCCAACCCCGCCACCTCCGGCTCCGCCTACGCCGCCATGGTCGGCTGGCTGGGCATAGGCGGCTGGGAACTCGTCGAGGCGCTCGCCCGCAACCAGGTCATCGCCGAGAGCTCGAGCGCGCCCTTCACGCAGGTCGGGCAGGGCGAGAACGCGATAGGCGTGGCCTACGAGGAGGGCGCCTTCAGGTGGCTCCCCTCCGGCAAGGTCGGCATCGTCTACCCCTCCGACGGCGTGCTCGTCGGCACGGGCGGGCTCTTCATCGTGCGCGGCGGGCCGCACCCCAACGCGGCCCGCGCCTTCGCCGACTTCGTCATCGCCCGTGAGCAACAGCAGGCCCTCGCCGACAACTTCCCCGGCCGGCGCCCGACCCACAAGGACGTCAAGCTCAACCCGGCCATGACGCCGTTCGAGGAGCTCAACGGCATCATCTACCCCGTGGCGGAGGCCGCCGCCAGGCGCGAAGAGTACCTGGCGCAGTGGCGCCAGATCATGCTCAGGACGCGCTGAGGCGCGAAGCACACCAGCTCGGTCCGGGGCGCCAACTCGGCACCGCCCCGGACCGGGGCGACGCCCCGCCCGGAGAGAGGAAGGTGAGGACGTAGAGTGACGACGCCACACGAGACGCACGTGTCGCTGGTCGACCTCGTCGTGCAGTTCCCCGGCACGACCGCCGTCGACAGCGCCACCCTGGACGTCGCCCCTGGCGAGTTCTTCTCCCTCCTGGGCCCGAGCGGCTGCGGGAAGACGACCCTCCTGCGCACCATCGCCGGCTTCTACCGCCAACGCCAGGGCGGCATCTGGTTCGGCGACACCCGCATGGACGCCGTGCCCGCCCACAAGCGCGACACGGGCATGGTGTTCCAGAACTACGCCCTCTTCCCGCACCTCACCGTGGCCCAGAACGTGGCCTACGGGCTGAAACCACGCCGCGTGCCGCGCGCCGAGGCGGACGAGCGCGTGCGCCAGGCGCTGGCCCTCGTCGACCTCACCGGCCTGGAGGACCGCAAGCCGCGCCAGCTCTCGGGCGGTCAACAGCAGCGCGTGGCNNNNNNNNNNNNNNNNNNNNNNNNNNNNNNNNNNNNNNNNNNNNNNNNNNNNNNNNNNNNNNNNNNNNNNNNNNNNNNNNNNNNNNNNNNNNNNNNNNNNGACCGCATCGCCGTGATGTTCGGCGGCCGCATCGAGCAGGTGGGCACGCCCGAGGAGATCTACGAGCGGCCGGCCAACCGGCGCGTGGCCGAGTTCGTGGGGGAGGGCAACTTCCTCCCCGCCACGGTGCGCGCCGTGGCCGGTGCGGCCGCCACGGTGGAGGTGGCGGGCGTCGGCAGCCTCGAGGCCGAGGCCCGCGAGGACGCCCGGCCGGGCCGGGCCGTGGTGGTCGGGTTCAGGCCGCACGACGTGACGCTCGCGCCGCTCCCGGCGGGCGGGGCCGGCGGCGGGCTCGTGGGCACGCTACTCAGCCGCACCTACCTGGGCGACGTGGTGCGCTACGAGCTCGAGCTGGCTAACGGCGCCACCGTGATCGCCGAGAGCTACGCCAGCGCCGGGCCCCCGGGCCAGGTGGGCGAGCGCTTCGCGCTCGGCGTGGCGCCCGGGCGGGCCCGGCTCTTCGCCGCCGAGGCGGGCGGCGCCGCGCCCAGCGCGCCCGAGACGGCGCCCGTCAGACGCGCCGGCGCCGACT
The sequence above is drawn from the Trueperaceae bacterium genome and encodes:
- a CDS encoding extracellular solute-binding protein, which codes for MLQRPQSPVKWFGALAALVTLAALLGAAFAQDAQLEPKLVLYASHPTEMVDFFTSRFTEEYGVEVELVYAGTGELLARIGAEAARPQADLMWGGGSDTGASKPELFLPYDSPALEGVTPQYRDEAGYNVPFDAFTMVLLYNKDLVAADAVPQTWADLTDPKWKGKVVHANPATSGSAYAAMVGWLGIGGWELVEALARNQVIAESSSAPFTQVGQGENAIGVAYEEGAFRWLPSGKVGIVYPSDGVLVGTGGLFIVRGGPHPNAARAFADFVIAREQQQALADNFPGRRPTHKDVKLNPAMTPFEELNGIIYPVAEAAARREEYLAQWRQIMLRTR
- a CDS encoding ABC transporter ATP-binding protein yields the protein MTTPHETHVSLVDLVVQFPGTTAVDSATLDVAPGEFFSLLGPSGCGKTTLLRTIAGFYRQRQGGIWFGDTRMDAVPAHKRDTGMVFQNYALFPHLTVAQNVAYGLKPRRVPRAEADERVRQALALVDLTGLEDRKPRQLSGGQQQRVA
- a CDS encoding TOBE domain-containing protein — protein: DRIAVMFGGRIEQVGTPEEIYERPANRRVAEFVGEGNFLPATVRAVAGAAATVEVAGVGSLEAEAREDARPGRAVVVGFRPHDVTLAPLPAGGAGGGLVGTLLSRTYLGDVVRYELELANGATVIAESYASAGPPGQVGERFALGVAPGRARLFAAEAGGAAPSAPETAPVRRAGADSALAGAS